From a region of the Sminthopsis crassicaudata isolate SCR6 chromosome 6, ASM4859323v1, whole genome shotgun sequence genome:
- the MFHAS1 gene encoding malignant fibrous histiocytoma-amplified sequence 1, which translates to MAGTDGGGGGGGDLKTARLWREAALRARKLRGNLRQLSLSGAAAAASSDPGPGPGPGSPSPTSAQQPPPLVLPPDLADVEVLNLGNNALDELPTGLAAALGSLPLLRGLVLRRNRLPRLPPLLGQLGARLTELDVSHNRLGAVTAEVLSALPQLRKLNLSHNQLVELPAQLGTLGHLEELDVSFNKLPQLPDALGHLRALRTLDLDHNQLTAFPPQLLQLAALEELDVSGNRLRGLPEEIGALRALKILWLSGAELGTLPPGFCQLASLESLMLDSNGLQALPAQFSRLQQLRMLNLSSNLFEDFPGALLPLASLEELYLSRNRLTAVPALVSGLSKLLTLWLDNNRIRYLPDSIVELTGLEELVLQGNQIAVLPDNFGQLSRVGLWKVKDNPLIQPPYEVCMKGIPYIAAYQKELAHSQPAVQPRLKLLLLGRKAAGKTSLRRCLTEGDREEGARAGRSREKGHPGPDSVLGPTSSNSKGIEVTSWTADAARGLRFIVYDLAGDQSYEVIQPFFLSPGALYVLVVNLATYEPSSFPSAVGSFLHCVGARVPHAVVCIVGTHADLCGERELEEKCLDIHRQIALQEKQDAAGLGRLASAVDEALARDFELRCASPHAAYYGVSDKNLRRRKAHLQYLLKHRPQILSPVLPVSCRAPAQLQRLRAKLLSVAEHREIFPNLHRVLPRSWHVLEELHFQRPQAERLWLSWWDSARLGLQAGLTEDRLQSALSYLHESGKLLYFEDSPALKEHVFHNLPRLIDILNVFFQRDSSLLLRKLLLGAQGEAGGQGNGGGADPLRAAQLHHYVEGFLLHGLLPAHVIRLLLRPHVQAPQDLQLLLELLEKMGLCYCLNKAKGKALNGASAAWYKFPCYVQNEVPPAEAWIDGSGGAAAAALAGQSFVAEQLQIRYSFPVLFPPGLFARYSVQINRHVVQRSDGRFQIFAYRGKVPVVVSYRPGRSARQPDTLSIASHASLPNIWTAWQAITPLLEELDALLQEWPGLCYTVHILCSKCLKRGSPNPHAFPGELLSQPRPEGVAEIICPKNGSERVNVALVYPPTPTVISPCSKKNVGEKHRNQ; encoded by the coding sequence ATGGCCGGCACggacggcggcggcggcggcggcggagacCTGAAGACGGCCCGCCTGTGGCGGGAGGCCGCCCTGCGAGCGCGCAAGCTGCGGGGCAACCTGCGGCAGCTGAGTCTGAGCGGGGCCGCGGCCGCCGCCTCCTCGGACCcgggccccggccccggccccgggtCGCCCAGCCCCACGTCGGCCCAGCAGCCTCCGCCTCTCGTGCTGCCCCCCGACCTCGCCGACGTGGAGGTGCTCAACCTGGGCAACAATGCCCTGGATGAGTTGCCCACCGGCCTGGCCGCCGCCCTGGGCAGCCTACCCCTCCTGCGGGGTCTGGTGCTGCGCCGGAACCGCCTGCCCAGGCTTCCCCCGCTGCTGGGCCAGCTGGGCGCCCGCCTCACCGAGCTGGACGTGAGCCACAACCGGCTGGGTGCCGTGACCGCCGAGGTGTTGAGCGCCCTGCCCCAGCTTCGCAAACTCAACCTCAGCCACAACCAGCTGGTCGAGCTGCCCGCCCAGCTGGGCACCCTGGGCCACCTCGAGGAGCTGGACGTCAGTTTCAACAAGCTCCCCCAGCTGCCCGACGCCCTAGGCCACCTGCGTGCCCTACGCACCCTGGACCTGGACCACAACCAGCTCACCGCCTTCCCCCCTCAGCTCCTGCAGCTGGCCGCCCTGGAGGAGCTGGATGTGTCCGGGAACCGACTTCGAGGCCTGCCGGAGGAGATCGGGGCCCTTCGGGCTCTCAAGATCCTCTGGCTTAGTGGGGCCGAGCTTGGCACCCTGCCCCCTGGCTTCTGCCAGTTAGCCAGCCTGGAGAGCCTGATGCTGGACAGCAACGGGCTGCAAGCCCTGCCCGCCCAGTTCAGTAGGCTCCAGCAGCTGAGGATGCTGAACCTCTCCTCCAATCTCTTCGAGGACTTCCCGGGGGCTTTGCTGCCTCTGGCCAGCCTGGAGGAACTCTACTTGAGCCGCAACCGGCTCACCGCAGTGCCGGCCCTGGTCTCGGGCCTGAGCAAGCTGCTCACCCTATGGCTGGACAATAACCGGATTCGCTATCTGCCGGATTCCATCGTGGAGCTGACGGGCCTGGAGGAGCTGGTGCTGCAGGGGAACCAGATCGCCGTGCTGCCTGACAATTTTGGGCAACTTTCCCGTGTGGGCCTGTGGAAGGTCAAGGACAACCCACTGATTCAGCCACCCTATGAGGTGTGTATGAAGGGCATCCCCTACATCGCAGCCTATCAGAAGGAGCTCGCCCACTCCCAGCCTGCCGTGCAGCCGCGACTCAAGCTGCTGCTCTTGGGCCGCAAGGCCGCGGGCAAGACCTCGCTGCGCAGATGCCTCACTGAGGGAGACCGGGAGGAAGGGGCTCGAGCAGGGAGGAGTCGGGAGAAGGGCCACCCGGGCCCGGACTCTGTCCTTGGCCCAACTTCGAGCAACAGTAAGGGCATCGAGGTGACCAGCTGGACTGCCGATGCCGCCCGGGGCTTGCGCTTTATCGTCTATGATTTGGCCGGGGACCAGAGCTATGAGGTCATCCagcccttcttcctctccccggGGGCCCTTTACGTCCTGGTGGTCAACCTGGCCACGTATGAGCCCTCCAGCTTCCCCTCGGCAGTGGGCTCTTTCCTGCACTGCGTGGGGGCCCGGGTGCCGCACGCCGTGGTCTGCATCGTGGGCACGCACGCGGACCTGTGCGGAGAGCGGGAGCTGGAGGAAAAGTGCCTGGACATTCACAGACAGATCGCCCTGCAGGAGAAGCAGGACGCGGCGGGGCTGGGCCGCCTGGCCAGCGCCGTGGACGAGGCCCTGGCCCGGGACTTTGAGCTGCGCTGCGCCAGCCCCCACGCGGCCTACTACGGGGTGTCGGACAAGAACCTGCGCAGGCGCAAGGCTCACCTGCAGTACCTCCTGAAGCACCGGCCGCAGATCCTGTCCCCGGTGCTGCCGGTGAGCTGCCGGGCCCCGGCGCAGCTGCAGAGGCTGCGGGCCAAGCTGCTGTCGGTGGCGGAGCACCGCGAGATCTTCCCCAATCTGCACCGCGTGCTGCCCCGCTCCTGGCACGTCCTGGAGGAGCTGCATTTCCAGCGGCCGCAGGCCGAGCGCCTGTGGCTTAGCTGGTGGGACTCGGCGCGCCTGGGCCTGCAGGCCGGGCTCACGGAGGACCGGCTGCAGAGCGCGCTCTCCTACCTGCACGAGAGCGGCAAGCTGCTCTACTTCGAGGACAGCCCGGCCCTCAAGGAGCACGTCTTCCACAACCTGCCTCGCCTCATCGACATCCTCAACGTCTTCTTCCAGCGGGACTCCAGCCTGCTGCTTCGGAAGCTGCTGCTCGGGGCCCAGGGCGAGGCTGGGGGCCAGGGAAACGGAGGCGGCGCGGACCCCCTGCGGGCCGCCCAGCTCCACCACTACGTGGAGGGCTTCCTCCTGCACGGGCTGCTGCCGGCCCACGTCATCCGGCTGCTGCTGCGGCCTCACGTGCAGGCCCCCCAGGACCTTCAGCTCCTCCTGGAGCTGCTGGAGAAGATGGGGCTCTGCTACTGCCTCAACAAGGCCAAGGGCAAGGCCCTGAACGGGGCCTCGGCGGCCTGGTACAAGTTCCCGTGCTACGTGCAGAACGAAGTCCCGCCCGCCGAGGCCTGGATCGACGGCTCGGGCGGCGCGGCCGCGGCGGCCCTCGCGGGCCAGTCCTTCGTGGCGGAGCAGCTGCAGATCCGGTACAGCTTCCCCGTGCTCTTCCCCCCGGGCCTGTTCGCCCGCTACAGCGTCCAGATCAACAGGCACGTGGTGCAGCGCTCCGACGGCAGGTTCCAGATCTTCGCCTACCGCGGCAAGGTGCCCGTGGTGGTGAGCTACCGGCCGGGCCGCAGCGCCCGCCAGCCCGACACCCTGTCCATCGCCAGCCACGCCTCCCTGCCCAACATCTGGACGGCATGGCAGGCCATCACCCCGCTGCTCGAGGAGCTGGATGCCCTGCTTCAGGAGTGGCCCGGCCTCTGCTACACCGTGCACATCCTCTGCTCCAAGTGCCTTAAGAGAGGCTCCCCCAACCCACACGCCTTCCCAG